The Gammaproteobacteria bacterium genome has a segment encoding these proteins:
- the ligD gene encoding DNA ligase D, whose amino-acid sequence MAATTHDPLETYRTKRTADRSPEPFGRTWRGKGHLFVVQHHAARRLHYDFRLELGGVLLSWAVPKGPSPNPADKRLAVQVEDHPLEYAAFEGVIPEGNYGAGGVIVWDRGTWLPIGDPAEGLDTGKLLFELRGYKLRGRWTLVKTRKSPKDWLLIKETDGYVLDGGTADLPADSILSGLTAEVIKARHNPAKQIAGKLKRLRVPASAVSPTRTRVMLAQSGKPFTKAGWIFEVKFDGYRLLAGRTDNSVTLYSRAGNDLTATFPEIADVVRALPFDQLVIDGEAVVHDEEGRPDFGRMQKRGRLTRREDIERATVDLPVTFYAFDVLGLEGHDLRALPLTKRKQLLRDILPSVGPIRYSEHVKTHGEALYRQAQHLKLEGILAKKSDAAYRAGRSPDWIKISLDKTDDFVIVGYTDPKGTQPEFGALLLAQYEGDTLVYAGRAGTGFTRAEQRAIGEQLQRASATKPPRGAEMDSDTHWVKPDLVCEVRFKNVTSDGVLRAPVFVRLREDKGPEDCVRETIELELAGPPPAPSSTEKDVHLTNLDKVFWPDEGLTKGDLIAYYRAISKWLLPYLKDRPVVLVRHPEGIEGKSFFQKDAPAFAPDWIRIERIWSEHAAREVRYFIVDDVETLTYIINLGTIPLHIWSSRMATLERPDWCILDLDPKGAPFPHVLKIANAIRRLCKAIELPCFLKTSGSTGLHILIPLGQTYTYEQSRTLGELLANVIVHDLPDIATVNRRLGDREGRVYIDYLQNGHGRLLVAPYSARPLPAAPVSMPLNWSEARAGLSPTKFTIKSAIRRMGSLKADPLESLLTLKPDLFAALEKLSRRLRS is encoded by the coding sequence ATGGCGGCAACTACTCACGACCCGCTTGAGACCTACCGCACAAAGCGCACGGCCGACCGCTCGCCGGAGCCATTCGGACGAACCTGGCGCGGCAAGGGGCATTTGTTCGTCGTCCAGCATCACGCCGCTCGACGCCTGCACTACGACTTCCGGCTCGAGCTAGGCGGCGTACTCCTGTCCTGGGCGGTGCCGAAAGGTCCATCGCCGAACCCCGCCGACAAGCGGCTCGCCGTGCAGGTGGAAGATCATCCGCTGGAGTACGCTGCGTTCGAGGGCGTCATTCCAGAGGGCAACTACGGCGCCGGCGGTGTCATCGTATGGGATCGAGGCACCTGGTTGCCGATTGGCGATCCTGCTGAGGGGCTCGACACTGGGAAACTATTGTTCGAACTGCGCGGCTATAAACTGCGGGGCAGATGGACGCTGGTGAAGACGCGCAAGAGTCCGAAGGACTGGTTGCTGATCAAGGAAACGGACGGTTATGTCCTCGACGGCGGTACCGCGGATTTGCCGGCGGATTCGATCTTGTCCGGCCTCACCGCGGAAGTGATCAAAGCACGGCATAACCCCGCTAAGCAGATTGCCGGGAAGTTGAAACGCCTTAGGGTGCCCGCCAGCGCTGTCTCGCCAACGCGGACCAGGGTCATGCTGGCACAATCCGGCAAGCCGTTTACGAAAGCTGGATGGATATTCGAAGTCAAGTTCGATGGATATCGACTGCTTGCCGGGCGGACTGATAATAGTGTGACCCTGTACTCTCGCGCTGGCAACGATTTGACGGCGACGTTTCCGGAGATCGCCGATGTCGTGCGCGCGTTGCCGTTTGATCAACTCGTCATCGATGGCGAAGCTGTCGTGCACGATGAGGAGGGCAGGCCCGATTTCGGACGCATGCAAAAACGCGGACGCCTGACCCGTCGCGAAGACATCGAACGGGCGACCGTTGATCTACCTGTTACTTTTTACGCGTTCGATGTCCTGGGTTTGGAGGGACACGACCTGCGAGCGCTGCCACTCACAAAAAGAAAGCAACTTCTTCGGGACATACTCCCCTCGGTAGGGCCGATACGTTATTCGGAGCACGTTAAGACGCATGGCGAGGCACTGTATCGTCAAGCACAGCACCTTAAGTTAGAAGGAATACTGGCAAAAAAGTCGGACGCCGCCTATCGAGCCGGCCGTTCACCCGACTGGATCAAGATCAGTCTGGACAAGACTGACGACTTCGTCATCGTCGGGTACACGGATCCGAAAGGTACACAGCCGGAATTTGGAGCACTGCTCCTCGCGCAATACGAGGGAGATACTCTGGTATACGCGGGCCGAGCCGGGACGGGCTTTACCCGTGCAGAGCAAAGGGCAATCGGGGAGCAACTCCAGCGCGCTAGTGCAACCAAACCGCCTCGGGGTGCAGAGATGGACTCCGACACGCACTGGGTCAAGCCTGACCTTGTCTGCGAGGTGCGGTTCAAGAACGTCACGTCCGATGGAGTGCTGCGCGCGCCTGTGTTCGTTCGGCTGCGCGAAGACAAGGGCCCGGAAGACTGCGTACGCGAGACAATCGAGCTTGAGCTTGCAGGGCCGCCGCCCGCTCCATCATCAACGGAAAAAGACGTGCACCTGACCAACCTTGACAAGGTCTTTTGGCCGGATGAAGGATTAACGAAAGGCGACCTCATCGCGTATTACCGCGCGATCTCGAAGTGGCTGCTGCCGTACTTGAAGGATCGGCCGGTTGTGCTCGTCAGGCATCCTGAAGGCATTGAGGGAAAGTCTTTCTTCCAAAAGGATGCCCCTGCATTCGCGCCTGATTGGATTCGCATTGAACGGATCTGGAGCGAGCATGCGGCGCGCGAGGTGCGGTACTTCATTGTGGACGACGTGGAGACGCTAACCTACATCATCAATCTCGGGACGATTCCTCTACACATCTGGTCGAGCCGGATGGCTACACTTGAGCGTCCTGACTGGTGCATCCTCGACCTCGACCCTAAGGGCGCACCTTTCCCGCATGTGCTAAAGATTGCGAATGCGATTCGGCGGCTGTGTAAAGCAATCGAGCTCCCCTGCTTCTTAAAGACCAGCGGTTCCACCGGCCTTCATATCCTAATTCCTCTCGGCCAGACCTATACGTACGAGCAGTCGCGCACCCTGGGCGAACTGCTCGCCAATGTGATCGTGCATGATCTGCCGGATATTGCGACTGTCAACCGGAGGCTCGGTGATCGTGAAGGACGTGTTTATATCGACTATTTGCAGAATGGTCACGGGCGCCTTCTGGTTGCGCCTTACAGCGCGCGCCCGTTACCGGCAGCACCGGTCTCTATGCCGCTGAATTGGTCGGAGGCTCGTGCAGGCCTCTCTCCCACAAAGTTCACGATCAAGTCGGCGATCCGACGCATGGGGTCTTTGAAAGCAGATCCATTGGAATCGTTGCTCACATTGAAGCCCGACCTATTTGCGGCGTTGGAAAAACTTTCGAGGCGGCTCAGGTCATGA
- a CDS encoding Ku protein: protein MAMRSLASATISFGLVSIPVKLFTSYESSTYIHFNQINKKDGARVKQQLVSAKTGEPVAREDIVKGYEFTKGQYVLFSNEELETLEQKATQTIDIAEFVPADKVDRIYLDRVYYLGPDKGGTRAYRLLARALYDTGRAALARYAARGKQYLVLVRPQDDGLIMEQLRYASEIRPFSEVKIDDASVNKDELKLAVQLIQQAKSDEFQPEKYKDEVRERMLELIQRKVEGEDISVTVAEEPEHKIIDMMEALKASLAAGKRDAGVKHKPARRVTKKAPATGKSARKS, encoded by the coding sequence ATGGCTATGCGATCCCTTGCATCTGCGACTATTTCATTCGGACTGGTTTCAATACCGGTCAAACTGTTTACTTCCTACGAAAGCTCGACCTACATTCACTTTAATCAAATCAACAAGAAAGACGGTGCCCGGGTCAAACAACAATTAGTTTCGGCCAAGACCGGTGAACCAGTAGCCAGAGAGGATATCGTCAAAGGCTACGAGTTCACTAAGGGCCAGTATGTCCTGTTTAGCAATGAGGAATTGGAGACGCTTGAGCAGAAAGCCACGCAAACGATCGATATTGCAGAATTCGTACCCGCTGACAAGGTCGACCGCATCTATCTGGATCGCGTGTACTATCTGGGCCCGGACAAGGGTGGAACCCGAGCGTATCGTCTGCTTGCTCGAGCCCTGTATGACACCGGCCGCGCTGCACTCGCGCGGTATGCGGCCCGGGGCAAGCAATACCTTGTCCTGGTGCGCCCGCAAGATGACGGCCTGATTATGGAGCAACTGCGATACGCGAGCGAGATTCGTCCGTTTTCCGAGGTGAAAATCGATGATGCGTCGGTCAATAAGGACGAGTTGAAGCTCGCGGTTCAGCTGATCCAGCAGGCCAAATCGGATGAGTTTCAGCCCGAGAAGTACAAGGACGAGGTGCGCGAACGCATGCTCGAATTGATCCAGCGCAAGGTAGAAGGTGAAGACATCTCCGTTACGGTTGCGGAGGAACCGGAGCACAAGATTATCGACATGATGGAGGCACTCAAAGCCAGCCTTGCGGCGGGTAAGCGTGATGCGGGTGTGAAGCACAAGCCTGCGAGGCGCGTAACGAAGAAGGCACCAGCGACAGGCAAATCAGCGCGTAAAAGTTAG
- a CDS encoding IS3 family transposase (programmed frameshift) has protein sequence MSDSKRREYTEEFKAEAVRLGREAGKPIARVARELGIAANLLYRWGGEEHRAKSLGTTRTALKAEHEELVRLRRENALLRQERDFLNLRGGVLREGTPMRYRAIRDHADRFAIRLMCRALKVAPAGYYAWGKRPASQRAQANRALLAEIRVIHAQSRRTYGSPSIFDALQKRGLRVGEKRVARVMREAGIRAKTVKKWRATTDSSHPLPVADNALDRQFAVTAPNCVWAGDITYVWTDEGWLYLAAVLDLYSRAVIGWAMGPRLTADLARAALTMALWRRKPKPGLLHHSDRGVQYASLGYQRALADAGLRCSMSRKGNCWDNAVVESFFGTLKKELIHDQRYPTRDAAKQDIFEWIEVFYNRQRRHSTLGYRSPAKFEAMTKVA, from the exons ATGTCAGACTCAAAACGACGTGAGTATACCGAGGAGTTCAAAGCCGAGGCGGTGCGCTTGGGGCGCGAAGCGGGTAAGCCGATAGCCCGAGTGGCCCGCGAACTCGGCATTGCAGCCAATCTGCTGTATCGCTGGGGTGGCGAGGAGCACCGGGCAAAAAGCCTGGGAACGACCCGCACCGCGCTCAAGGCCGAGCACGAAGAGCTCGTGCGGCTGCGCCGGGAGAACGCGCTGCTCAGGCAGGAGCGCGATTTTTTAAATCTGCG CGGCGGCGTACTTCGCGAGGGAACGCCAATGAGATACCGGGCCATTAGGGATCACGCTGACCGCTTTGCTATCCGGCTCATGTGCCGCGCGCTCAAGGTGGCGCCGGCCGGTTACTACGCCTGGGGCAAGCGCCCCGCGAGCCAGCGTGCGCAGGCCAACCGGGCGCTGCTGGCCGAGATCCGCGTCATCCACGCGCAATCGCGGCGCACCTACGGCAGCCCCAGCATCTTCGATGCGCTGCAGAAACGCGGCCTCCGTGTCGGTGAGAAGCGGGTGGCGCGCGTGATGCGCGAAGCCGGCATCCGCGCCAAGACCGTGAAGAAGTGGCGCGCCACGACCGACTCCTCGCACCCACTGCCGGTGGCAGATAATGCGCTTGATCGGCAATTTGCGGTGACGGCGCCAAACTGCGTTTGGGCCGGCGACATCACCTACGTGTGGACCGACGAGGGCTGGCTTTATCTTGCCGCCGTGCTCGATCTGTACTCGCGTGCGGTGATCGGCTGGGCCATGGGGCCGCGGCTCACGGCTGATCTTGCACGCGCGGCGCTCACGATGGCGCTGTGGCGACGAAAACCGAAACCCGGGCTTCTGCATCACTCGGATCGCGGTGTGCAGTATGCCAGCCTCGGCTACCAGCGCGCGCTCGCGGATGCCGGCCTTCGCTGCTCGATGAGCCGCAAGGGCAACTGCTGGGACAACGCGGTCGTAGAGAGCTTCTTCGGCACCCTCAAGAAGGAGCTCATCCACGATCAACGCTACCCGACACGAGACGCCGCCAAGCAAGACATCTTTGAATGGATCGAAGTGTTTTACAATCGGCAACGTCGTCACTCCACGCTTGGCTACCGTTCACCGGCTAAGTTCGAGGCAATGACAAAAGTTGCTTAA